The genomic stretch CCCCGACAGGAAATGGGCTGGAGGTTCAGCCTCCCGCCATCTCGAAGCAACTTCTTGTTCCCCTGTTGCCCTGTGCCAGCCCCGGGGTTGTGCCCCTTGGCTCCACCCCTGAAACCTTCCCAGGGCTCCGTCCCAGCAGCTCCGAGGGCACGGCATGGTGGACATGATTGCCAAGCTGACCAAGAGGCGGAGTCGGGCCCTGCGGGTACAGGTAGGGGACCCTGGCATTTGGGGGAGAGCTCGGCCTCTGATGGGGATGGCTGAGGGCCTCTGcgacaagccccccccccccccccccgtgggccTCCATCCTCTGGCCCTCTCAGGAGCTGGGTGAGCTGCGGTCTGGAGCAGGACATCTCCCAGACTTGGAGgactcctcccttctttcctctttccttttccaagGCCTTGCCTATCTGAGATGGGCTGCAGAGGGACTCTGAGAGATGCTGACCagcttgggggaagggaggcgggCCAGCCACCTGTTCATGGGCAAGGGGAGGGAACTGGAGACGAGGGGAGTGCTCGGGGCCCGGACAGCTGGGTGTGGTGAGAGCCAGAGCCCCTCTTGGCTCTGTCCTCTGGCCTGAGGTGGGAGACCACTTCCCGTTTCCTACTAATGTCCCCCGTGTCGCTGTTGTGATTGGGGTCTGGGCCTCCAGAGCTGCTGGTGCCCTCATCAGGGCCCTGTTGGTGGGCTGTGACAGGGTGTTGCCTGGGCCTTCAGGAGTTGGCCGGGGGTGGCAGGCCCTGCTCTAACCTGGGCAAGCTTGCCCTTGAAGGCCAGAGGGCATGGAGGTGGGGCTTCCAGTCTGATCCTGGCTCTGTCAGGAGAGGAAAGCGCCTCTATCTTAGCACTGTGGGGGTGCTACAGAGGGTTCTAGAGTTTGAAGGGACCTCAGGCCTGCTGAGGTCCAGCTCCCTCCACAGCGCTGCAGCATCGCTAACGGGGGGCTGCTCACCTCCCGTGAACACTCCTGACCGCCTCCTAAAGCGGCCTGTGTCTCTGGGGCAGCCCCAATCCTTAGAAAGCGCTTCCTTCCAGGGGGCCCTGCCCGGCCCCCTTTGGCCTCCGGTCTGCAGTCTAGAGCCCCACAGTGTGGTCCTACATCTTCTCTTCCTGGTGACAGCCCCACCATGCCGGGGGGCCTAAACATCCACCTCCCAGGTCTGCTCTGCACCCGCTAGGGGTGTTCGAGCAAGATCCCCCTCAGGCTGACCAGCCTGGGACTCCCCGTGGACTCCCAGCCAAGACCAGCGGCCTGCAGGTGGAAATCCCCGCTCCAAACAGTCTGGCTCCTTCCTTAGCTCATCTCCCCGCCATCGGACCTTCCAGCCCCCGTCGCAGGAATGGGAAGGCCACTGCCTCAGTTGGGTTgggctggggtgggcaggaggTGTGTCGTCTGCCCCCTGCCTCCATCCCATCCTCCCAAGTAGTCTCCCGGCTCCCGCGCTGGACGGTCATTCCCAGGAAGCCCTTGTTCAAAGCTAATCCAGTCTCTCCTGTAGCGTCAGGTGTGTGTGTTGCCTGTTTGCTGCTGAAGTGTGGCCTGGCGTTGGCCTGTGCACTCAGCCGAGAAGTCCCTTTGGTGGACCGGCTGCATGCTTCAGGGCGTTGGGCCACCTGCTAGAGGGCAGGGTCAGTCACATCACCCTGGGTCCTGCTCTCAAAAAACCCCTGCGTTTGGGGTCAGAGGAGGTAGGCGGAGGGGCGGACGATGAACGGGCCAGCAGGGCAGGAGGCTGCCGGGCCTCGCAGAGGGATGAACAGAGTGACCGCGGGTAGACGTCTCTCCGGAGGGAGACGGCCTCTCCCAGGAGGCTTGGAGCCGAGCAGCACTGCAGACGAGCCGGAGCGGGGTGGGCAGGTATTGAGAGCAGGGAGCTGCAGGCCGAGGGACCCCGCTGGAGCAGAGGCCCAGACAGGAAGGCGGCTTGTGTTTGGGGTGGGTGGGTCCGCGGGCCGGTGTGGGCGGAATCCGGGATGCTCAGGGGGCGCcgcagcaggcagagagaaaggagaagtggGGTGGAGGGTCCTGTCTCAGCCACACAAGAGCTTGtgcggggagggagaggagcgAGGAACGGGTGTACCCAGCTCTTCCTGCTCCCTCCATGGCTGGGACATACCCCCCTACCTCCCGCCCCCGTGTTCTAAAACCCACTGCTTGTCTGAGGGTTTTTCTCCTTGCCAGCAGGAATTTTCATGGACGTGGGTGCGTTTCACTCATCACCCTGCTTggctctctccccctgctccccgaCCATTTAAACAGGCTGCCCACTAGGGATTTGGGGCCCTTTGTTCACCGCTGCATTCCCAGTGCCTAGAGCAGTGCCCGCACCGGACGGGCGAATCTTTGCGGGACACATGGATGTGTTTTTGGGCACCTACCTAAGGCCCGGGGAGAGGCCACCTTGACAGGACTTGCTTCCCCTCTTGGAGGGCTTACGGCTCAGTGAGGGCATCACAGCAACAGAGGAACTTCTGTGAttaaaaaaggcggggggggagtttattatacaaaattttgagaaaagtttaaagaaaaaaataaataaaaacaaacacaatccCTACAATTACGCTGCCCAGAGATAACCTCTGTTAGCATTTTGGAGGGTTTCTAAAAACACATAATTGGAACTATATGCTGTTCGCCGTGTTGAAATCTGCGTTTCCTTCGTAGCATTATAGATTCTTAGAAACAGTActaatctggggcgcctgggtggctcagtcggttaagcatccgccttcggctcaggtcatgatcctggggtcccaggatccggatggagccctgcatcgggctccctgcacagcggggcgtctgcttctccctctccccctcaccggGCTAGTATTCTCTCTCactcctttgctctctctctcaaataaataaataaaatcttaaaaaaaaaaaagaaaaaggaaagaaactgtaTTAATCTTCTGGTGCTATTCTGCTGCCTGGGGTTTGACAGTGTAGTTATCCACCCTCGGGCAGGCTGAGGGTGCTAGGCTGCGGTGGGCACACTAGCGGAATCTCAGGAGGGGTGTTGAACCTGACACCTGAGCTGAGTCTTAAAGGAGGAACTGGAGTTGGCCAGGCGAgaaaggggtggggatgggccGAGGCAGGCTGTGAAGGGCTGAGGCCCATAGAAGACTCAGCCGTTGGGATGGGGCCTCCAGCAACTCCGTGCTGCTAGAGCTTAAAGTTCAAAGCAAGGGGCCAGGAACGGCAGGAAATAAGGTGGAAGACTGTCAGGTGACAGACATCTCGTGCCCTGTTGAAGGCATAGACTTTGCCCCGCAGGCGGCAGGGAGCAGTGGGGTGTTGAGCGTGGCCAGACGTATGTTCTGTGTGACGGAACCCGCCAGCCCACCTCGCTTTCCTTTGGAGGGCAGGAGGGATTCATCTTTCCTtgctgctccttccttcctcccatctggctctcctctctcctgcccttctcTGCAGTTCATTCTGAGTCCTGCAAAGCCCACATTCAGGAAGTTTCAGTCCCAGAACCGGAGGCAGTAACTGATTCCAGCCCCAGAGCTCTCAGAGccaggaaggaagggggtgggaaaTTGTAGAGTGCCCTGGGGCCCTGCCCCCGTGTGACCTGaatgggggaggaaaaggaatgGGGCCCAGGCCATTTCTCTAGTCCTGCCCAGCCTCTGACTGGACCCCTGGAGTGCAGAGTGAGTGCACAGCTGGGACAACTGAGTTATCGATATTTTATTATTGCtaataaataattaatgtaaCCGCCCTACGCATCTGGGACATTTCATACTTTGCAATCCACTTTCAAGAATATTTCCTCATTCTCTCTTCACTACAATTTCCGGAGCGGGCAGGGCAGACGTTGTGCAGCCGGCGGAACTGAAGCAGGGGGTACTCcaacttgccaaaggtcacccAGATGGCAAGTGGCCGAGTCGGGACTGTGTGACCCCGGAGCTGCCCCGAAGGTcatgtctccttcctcctcccacaggTGGACGACCCCCCGGAGCCCGTGTACGAGAACGTAGAGAGGCAGCCTTCGGTCACTTCGCCGGGCGCCCCCgcggccccccgccccccggcgtGGGAGACGCACACGGACGCGGGCAGCGGGCGCCCCTACTACTACAACCCAGACACGGGCGTGACCACCTGGGAGTCGCCCTTCGACGCTGCCGAGGGCGCCGCCAGCCCGGCCACCTCTCCGGCCTCGGTGGGCAGCCGCGAGAGCCTCGAGACCGACTGGGGCCAGTACTGGGATGAGGAGAGCCGCAGGGTGTTCTTCTACAACCCGCTGACGGGCGAGGCCGTCTGGGAGGACGAGACCGAGGACGAGCCTGAGGACGAGCTGGAGATGCAGCCGAGCCTGAGCCCGCTCAGCCCCAGGGACCAGAGGGTGAGGGGGCGTGACCTGGCCCGGGTGGGCGGGGTAGCTCCGAGGCCTCAGACCCCGCCTCCTGCTCCCCGCAGCCCccgggaaggagggagaggggcggggcctggcccGGGTGGGCGGGGTGGTTCTGAGGCCTCAGACACCGCCTCCTGCTTCCCGCAGCCCCCGGGAAGGCGGGAGAGGGGCGTGGCCTCGCCTGGGTGGGCGGAGTAGCTCCGAGGCCTCAGACCCCGCCTCCTGCTCCCCACAACCCCCGGAATGCTCGTGGGGGGCGTGGCCTGGTCTAAAAGGGCAGGGCCAAGGTGCGTACTGGCTCTGAGACCCTCTGACtcagccttctgctccctgcaGCCCCCTACCCCTGAGATGGATTACCCGGAGTCGCTGACCAGTTACCCGGAGGAGGACTATTCCCCCGTGGGCTCTTTCAGTGAGCCTCGGTCCACCTCTCCCTTGGCCACGCCCCCCGGCTGGTCTTGCCAAGTGAGCCCCGACGGGCAGACGCTCTACACCAACCACTTCACCCAAGAGCAGGTACGGGCAGCGGGCAGATGTGCCCAGACAGCCCCCCGGTCATTCCTCCAACTCTTCCTCACTAGGAGCTCACCTTAACACCATAAACTGCGGCTCCTGGGTGGTCTCCCAGACACGCGGTCGCCCGCAGCTGACCCTCCAAACTGCCTGGGGCTATACTGGGTTCTGGTCAGAGGGAAACGTGGTCTGCCCTCCCGTGAGGCGAGCTGGGAGCCctgaccctccctctccccacagtgGGTGAGGTTGGAGGACCAACATGGGAAGCCCTACTTCTACAACCCAGATGACGCCTCGGTCCAGTGGGAGCTGCCCCAGGTAACCAACCGGCAAAGGGAGAgtcttggggagagggggagggattATATATGACAGTGTCTTTCTCCTCAGgttcctgtccctgcccctcgaAGCATCCACAAATCCAGCCAGGACAGTGAGACCCCAGCCCAGGCCAGCCCTCCTGAGGAGAAGGTAAGGGAAGGAGCATGTAGGCCCTGGCAGGACCCCCACCGAAGAAACAGGGGCTTCCTGAAGGTTGTGAGGACTGGGCCGGGCATATCCCCCCGCACTAGCCGGGCTGAATGAACCTGGGTCTGGGTCATCCCCAGCCCAGGGTTGGGTGAGGTTGGGAGCTGGGAGGAGATCTCTCCTGCCGGGGTGAAAGCAGGTACCCCACCAGCACCTGCAGCAAAGAGGGTTAGTGGTGACTCAGGCCCAGCAGTGGAGGAGACTAGCCTCTGCCCCCTGTGGCCCACCCGGGTAACTGCCTCCTCTTTCCCGGTGTCTTTCTCAGATCAAGACTCTGGACAAGGCCGGTGTGCTCCATCGCACCAAGACGGTGGACAAGGGGAAGCGGCTCCGGTGAGAGCCGGGCTGCGCGCAGACCAGGGCGGGGTGGGCCTTAACgatgacatttactgagcacatccTGAATGCCAGGCTCTTGTTAATCCTCATAGCAACTTTCTAAGAGGTCCCGTGAGAGATAggaacttgcccagggtccctTGGCTACCAAGTGGGTGGAAGGGGGCCTCAGCCCAGGGCCAAATGCAAGCCTGGTCACCTgccacttccccacccccacctaggAAGAAGCACTGGAGTGCCTCCTGGACGGTGCTGGAGGGTGGCGTCCTGACATTCTTCAAGGACTCCAAGGCCTCAGCTGCAGGCGGCCTGGTGAGGCCCAGGTTCCCAGGACAGGGACCCCCCCCACTTCCATCTGCTCCTGACTCCTGTGGCTCTTTACCTGATCTGACTTGTTAAAGGCTAGGTCTGTGACAGTGGAACATGGGTGCCATGGGAGCTGGGCCTTGGCAGGGGGTGATGACAGCAAATTCAGCCCATGACAAGCACTTCCAGCCACCCTGGACATGGGGAGCAGTCCTTGAGGGTGGCCACTCCAGCCTGGCTGGCAAGCAGACTAGGGACTGGGCACGCCTGCTCCTGGGGATGAGGGGTGTGCTCcgttcttctttcctctcctgggTGGGCAGGCAGCAGAGGCCAGGCTATCCCAGGACCTCCAGGCTCCAGGAACCCTTGgcccccccttccccatcctATCCCTGGAGCCAAGGGAGCCTGGTGGATTGGAGCCAGGAGCTGTGGCAGGCCTGTCTGAGCTGAGGGCTCTCTGCAACTGTGCTCCCCCcaacccttctcccctctcccacagaGGCAGCCTCCCAAGCTCTCCACGCCTGAGTACACAGTGGACCTAAGGGGGGCCTCTCTCTCCTGGGCCCCCAAGGACAAGTCAAGCAGGAAGAATGTGCTGGAGGTGAGTGCTGCGGCTTGGGAGGAGAGGGGCCTGACTGATGGCTTGAGACCCTCAGTAGGCAAGCCCCAAGAAGGGGGACCTGGGGAGAGTGGGACTGGAATTCTCAGGGCTCAAAGCCAAAGTTGCGTCCACCTTGGGGATCCATCCACAGTGCTTCTGACATCACGGATTCTGCGGTTCCCTCTCCAGGAACTGAGCTTACTTGCCCTTGGCCCTGGAGGGGGTGAGGAGTAAGGGGGTCTCTGGGGGACAAAACCCATGCCTGGAAGGGCAGCCCTCATCCCGGAACACAGGAGACTCCCTGTCCCCGGCTACTCACTTTGACAGGTTGGAAACCCGCTCTGGCCGGTCAGAGCCCGGCTTCTAGCTGAACTGGGTCCTCAGTGAATAAACTGGGTCCCCAGGTGGCGTCCAGGCAAGGACCCTCACAGTGCCACACCCCCCACTGTCCACATGTCCTCTTGCTTTTAAACTACCTTTACCCTCACCTCAGTCCCCAGAAGTTCTGAGGAAGCTCACAACAGAAAAACGCACGGGGAGCTGGTAAAATCCACCGAAAAGCCAGGGCCAGGCACACATTAGCGCAAGGGGTCCATGCGGAGAGGCATCAGGGGGCAGACGATGTGCAGGCGCTGTCTTGTTGCTGAGAATAATTAGCTCGGGCCTCCTGGTAGccaaagtgaaaagagaagggAGATCAGTTACGTGGTTCTTCTtatgggggtgtggggggagagggggacttTCCCAAATTTTGAGTGAAATCAAAGCTTTTTCCTAACCCTTAGCTCCGGCAGCCATTTGTGGCGTACAGCGCCGGTCTAGGTTAGTAAGAGACCCTGGGAGCTGCTTCAGCTAACACGATAAAAGCCAAAAGCGTCACTGCATAATTCAGCTCAGAAAAAGCAATTCTGCCAGGTGCTTGAGAGTGTAGTTTTCTGAAGATTCACCAAGCTTCTTTCGGTTCTAGAACCAGCATCTCCACAGAGCAGGGCTGGAAAACCAGTTTGATCTCCTGAGCTACTCTGGGGCCTttctccaggctcagcagggtcGAGCGCGGTGATCAGTTAGCCACGTCTGTCACGGGTGTCAGACTGAGGAAGGACATCACTTTCGCTAGGCAGGTTCCCTCCTGACCTAGGGGGACATCCTTCAGCCAGTGCTCTATAAATGTCAGCTCTCCATCTTGCCTTTGGAGAACACCGCTGAGTAAACGCTTCCGAGTTGTCTTTTCTGGCAAGAACCGGAAGGCAGATGGCACTCTGGGAAGCTACTCAAGCTGTTGGAAAGGCCCACAGTCTTGGATGGAAATGGAGGCACCGCCTGCTTCCTGGCTGGCGGGCGGCCATCCTTCCTTCACTCAGGGGGTGGCCTGTAGGCAGGCACTTCTAGGATTTTTCTCAAGAGGCAGCCCCACATTCTAGATCGTGGCCAGGCTAGTTGGGCCTGGCAGATTTTCACAGCGGGTCTTCCTAGTCACTCCAGAGCCACAGAAAACTTCAGCGATAGTCCCCCCAAAACAGCTGGTTTGGGGCAACTCCGCTTGCCTGTGCATCCAGCAGGATGAACGTCTTGGGAGACATATTGCTGGGTAACTATATAGCTTTTCCTTCTGTATGAAACTTTCAGATAGGAACGGATTATGCTTTGAGagggcctcagtttgcccatcttACTGCTTTTAATCAGACGGAATGCCTTGGCCTGGGGTGAGCCTTTGCTCTATTGTGCTCTCCGTCCGGGAGACAAGGACAGATCATTTCCACCATTTCTGTGCCTCCCCTCCCAGCATCCCCTACCACTGAGGCCTGGCCCCAGGGCAGACCCAAGGAGCCAGAGATGACTGAGTGACTTGTGTCTCTCCAGCTGCGGAGCCGAGACGGCTCAGAGTACCTGATCCAGCATGACTCCGAGGCCATCATCAGCACCTGGTACAAGGCCATTGGCGAGGGCATCCAGGAGCTGGTAAGCAGgctggtggggatggggtggcCAGCGGAGGAGCTGTGCCCGCCGTGGGTGGGGCATCAGGGGGTGAGTGCCCCTCCCTGCAGACGCAGGCCTCCCGTGGCTGCAGAGCTGATGGGCTGCAGAAGAAATAGTCTTTCTTAAGCATGCAAATCTAGCCCGGGGGATTGGCCCTGCAGGAGATCTCTCcaggtcagggggtgggggcacatCCTCGAGGAGTGTTCCATTTcaagggaggcaggaagaaaaggaaatatctgAGAAAGAGCCTCAGGCTGGAATGACAGGCTAAAACCAGAATGTAAAGTTTTAAAGGATTGGATTGAAGAGTCTACTGTTGTTTAGCTTCAAAATATTCATTGCACAACTAGAAATGGAACGGG from Ursus arctos isolate Adak ecotype North America unplaced genomic scaffold, UrsArc2.0 scaffold_24, whole genome shotgun sequence encodes the following:
- the ARHGAP27 gene encoding rho GTPase-activating protein 27 isoform X2 translates to MVDMIAKLTKRRSRALRVQVDDPPEPVYENVERQPSVTSPGAPAAPRPPAWETHTDAGSGRPYYYNPDTGVTTWESPFDAAEGAASPATSPASVGSRESLETDWGQYWDEESRRVFFYNPLTGEAVWEDETEDEPEDELEMQPSLSPLSPRDQRPPTPEMDYPESLTSYPEEDYSPVGSFSEPRSTSPLATPPGWSCQVSPDGQTLYTNHFTQEQWVRLEDQHGKPYFYNPDDASVQWELPQVPVPAPRSIHKSSQDSETPAQASPPEEKIKTLDKAGVLHRTKTVDKGKRLRKKHWSASWTVLEGGVLTFFKDSKASAAGGLRQPPKLSTPEYTVDLRGASLSWAPKDKSSRKNVLELRSRDGSEYLIQHDSEAIISTWYKAIGEGIQELSADLPPEEESESSSADFGSSERLGSWREDEARPGAGAATAESDLSRVRHRLRKFLLKRPTLQSLREKGYIRDQVFGCALAALCERERSSVPRFVQQCIRAVEARGLDIDGLYRISGNLATIQKLRYKVDHDERLDLDDGRWEDVHVITGALKLFFRELPEPLFPFSHFRQFIAAIKLQDQAQRSRCVRDLVRSLPAPNHDTLRLLFQHLCRVIEHGDQNRMSVQSVAIVFGPTLLRPETEETSMPMTMVFQNQVVELILQRCSDIFPPH